In the genome of Cryptomeria japonica chromosome 8, Sugi_1.0, whole genome shotgun sequence, one region contains:
- the LOC131079509 gene encoding LRR receptor-like serine/threonine-protein kinase GSO1 has protein sequence MDLEDSGGDIPFDDSDYKPVEEGYHGVREFVVSLQSLSNLMSLEYLSLDGVNISVSKEWGGAVGSLSNLQQLSMSECGLGGPIPNSLLNLTSLLHLDLSHNYLSALIPAWFENVSAHLLSLDLSLNENLGGDVSFIGQQKSSSLTSIDLSETDIKGRIPSGIWNISSLKHLRLSATRIEGEIPSAIGYLLSLQGFDLSGTKIKGEIPFAIWNMSSLEDLSLDDTRIEGEIPFAIGNMLSLQSLSLANIRIQGEIPFAIGNVSSLKWLLLSNTGIEGSLPSRLTLPKSFESLDLHNNSLEGALPLPLAGADLLDLSMNLLNGSIPTDIGAYLQNTEFLSLSRNNLSGVIPDSICTSDLQILDLSKNMLSGMIPPHFTRNCSSLCVLDLAENHLKGKMPAKLGNLKEIHTLKLNGNHLRGHIPSSISKCQSLQVLDLGNNDLECTLPYWIGKLSQLHVLVLRSNHLHGSIPRRVIGLPNLQILDLSRNYFSGPIPRNLPNLLAMVNASQDNSNHLEEYSSTSATYTNQITISWKGSDVEFVKVLFILKCIDLSNNNLSGSIPPKMGSLQGLIALNLSRNHLSGQIPKTLGRMDQLESLELSLNRLNGSIPLELQLLSYLQFLNLSYNMLD, from the exons GTTATCATGGGGTGAGGGAATTTGTTGTGAGTTTGCAGAGCTTATCAAATCTGATGAGCTTGGAATACCTGTCTCTTGACGGAGTGAACATCTCTGTAAGCAAAGAGTGGGGTGGAGCTGTTGGCAGTCTGTCCAACCTTCAACAACTCAGCATGTCTGAATGTGGGCTTGGAGGACCAATTCCCAATTCCCTTCTCAACCTCACCTCTCTCCTTCATCTCGATCTCTCACACAACTATTTGTCAGCACTAATACCAGCTTGGTTTGAAAATGTGAGTGCCCACTTGCTCTCACTTGATCTCTCTTTAAATGAGAATCTTGGAGGAGACGTTTCTTTCATTGGACAACAAAAGTCTTCGTCACTAACCAGCATTGATCTCTCAGAGACAGACATTAAGGGCCGAATTCCATCTGGTATATGGAATATCTCATCCTTGAAGCATCTTCGTCTGTCAGCTACCAGAATTGAAGGTGAGATCCCATCTGCCATAGGGTATTTGTTGTCATTGCAAGGTTTTGATCTATCAGGTACCAAAATCAAAGGTGAAATTCCATTTGCGATATGGAATATGTCGTCTTTGGAGGATCTTTCTCTCGACGATACCAGAATTGAAGGTGAAATTCCATTTGCCATAGGGAATATGTTGTCCTTGCAAAGCCTTTCACTGGCGAATATCAGAATTCAAGGTGAGATTCCATTTGCTATAGGCAATGTGTCGTCCTTGAAGTGGCTTCTTCTGTCTAATACTGGAATTGAAG GGTCATTGCCATCTAGACTAACATTACCCAAGTCTTTTGAATCTCTAGATTTGCACAATAATAGCTTGGAAGGTGCTCTTCCTCTCCCTCTTGCTGGTGCTGATCTCCTGGATCTGTCGATGAATCTTCTTAATGGTTCTATTCCTACTGACATTGGTGCATATCTTCAAAATACAGAGTTCTTATCCTTGTCGAGGAATAATCTCAGTGGAGTGATTCCAGACTCAATTTGCACTTCAGATTTGCAGATTCTTGACCTTTCAAAAAATATGCTAAGCGGTATGATTCCTCCTCATTTCACAAGGAATTGTTCATCTCTATGTGTTCTAGATTtggcagaaaatcatctaaaaggTAAAATGCCAGCAAAATTGGGAAACCTGAAAGAGATTCATACATTGAAGCTCAATGGTAATCATTTGAGAGGACATATTCCCTCGTCCATTTCAAAATGCCAATCTCTGCAAGTATTGGATTTGGGAAATAATGATCTGGAATGCACCCTTCCCTACTGGATTGGAAAGCTATCACAACTGCACGTGTTGGTGTTAAGGTCCAATCATTTGCATGGCAGTATCCCACGCCGGGTAATTGGCCTTCCAAATCTTCAAATTCTGGACCTTTCTCGGAACTACTTTTCAGGACCTATCCCGAGAAACCTTCCAAACCTGCTTGCAATGGTCAATGCATCACAGGATAATTCAAACCATCTCGAAGAATACAGTTCAACTAGTGCTACGTATACAAATCAGATTACAATTTCCTGGAAAGGTTCGGATGTTGAATTTGTTAAAGTTCTTTTCATTCTTAAGTGTATTGatctttcaaacaacaacttatCTGGGAGCATTCCTCCCAAAATGGGATCCCTTCAAGGCTTGATAGCCCTTAATCTTTCAAGGAATCATCTCAGTGGacaaatcccaaaaacattgggaCGCATGGATCAGCTAGAATCTCTGGAACTCTCGCTAAACAGGCTGAATGGCAGCATTCCATTAGAACTTCAGTTGTTGAGTTATTTGCAGTTCTTGAATCTATCCTACAATATGCTTGATTGA